The proteins below come from a single uncultured Carboxylicivirga sp. genomic window:
- the secE gene encoding preprotein translocase subunit SecE: MSKLTAYFKDVHNELINKTSWPTWSELTNSAIVVMVASLIIAAVIFGMDSAFDWGITEIYNQLY, encoded by the coding sequence ATGAGTAAATTAACAGCATATTTTAAAGACGTTCATAATGAATTGATTAATAAGACGTCTTGGCCTACTTGGTCGGAACTAACAAATAGTGCTATTGTTGTTATGGTAGCTTCATTAATCATTGCTGCAGTAATCTTCGGAATGGACTCAGCTTTTGATTGGGGTATTACTGAAATTTACAACCAACTTTACTAA
- the rpoB gene encoding DNA-directed RNA polymerase subunit beta gives MTPNTTERISFASIKNKLEYPDLLEVQLKSFREFFQMGSTPEERKLEGLYQVFNENFPITDTRNNFVLEFLDFSIDPPRYSISECIERGLTFSVPLKAKLKLYCTDPEHEDFDTVVQDVYLGTIPYMTDKGSFIINGAERVVVSQLHRSPGVFFGQSVHANGTKLYSARIIPFKGSWIEFATDINSVMYAYIDRKKKLPVTTLLRAIGYEGDKNILEIFDLADEIKVNKSSLKKVVGRKLAARVLKSWIEDFVDEDTGEVVSIERNEVIIDRETVIEEEHVEEIIDSGTKTILLHKENQNLSDFAIIYNTLQKDPCNSEKEAVVHIYRQLRNAEPPDEATARDVIDKLFFSDKRYDLGDVGRYRLNKKLNLSTDWENKVLTREDIIAIIKHLIQLINSKTDVDDIDHLSNRRVRTVGEQMSNQFGVGLARMARTIRERMNVRDNEVFTPIDLINSKTLSSVINSFFGTNALSQFMDQTNPLAEITHKRRLSALGPGGLSRERAGFEVRDVHYTHYGRLCPIETPEGPNIGLISSLCVYAKINDLGFIETPYRKVESGKVDLSATGYSYLTAEEEEEKIIAQANAPLDDDGNFVNERVKAREEGDFPVVEPNEVHMMDVAPNQIASVAASLIPFLEHDDANRALMGSNMMRQAVPLLRPESPIVGTGLEGKLIQDSRTQVVAEGEGVVEYVDADEIVIRYDQTDDQRFVSFEGDTKRYRILKYQKTNQSTSIDIKPLVVKGQRVTNGQILTDGYSTEKGELGLGRNLKVAFMPWQGYNFEDAIVISEKVVRDDVFTSVHIDEYSLEVRDTKRGLEELTSDIPNVSEEATKDLDENGLIRIGAHVKPGDILIGKITPKGESDPTPEEKLLRAIFGEKAGDVKDASLKASPSLKGVVIDKKLFSRNVKDRKSRSSEKSMIAKIDEDFERSAEELKGRLIDKLFTQLNGKTSQGVRDYLEVDVISKGTKFTQKILNDIDYLNVNPNDWTTDKDKNELISKVIHNFRMKYKELEAVEKRQKYNVTIGDELPAGIIQLAKVYIAKKRKITVGDKMAGRHGNKGIVSRIVRAEDMPFLEDGTPVDIVLNPLGVPSRMNLGQIYETVLGWAGKNLGVKFATPIFDGAKMEDLNSWTDKAEIPRYGRTYLYDGGTGERFHQPATVGVIYMLKLGHMVEDKMHARSIGPYSLITQQPLGGKAQFGGQRFGEMEVWALEAFGAANILQEILTVKSDDVIGRAKAYEAIVKGDGLPQAGIPESLNVLLHEMRGLGLSVNLD, from the coding sequence ATGACTCCAAATACTACCGAAAGGATTAGTTTTGCTTCCATTAAGAATAAGTTAGAATACCCTGACTTACTGGAAGTGCAATTAAAATCTTTCCGCGAATTTTTTCAAATGGGTTCTACCCCTGAAGAGCGGAAATTGGAGGGGTTATATCAGGTTTTCAATGAGAATTTCCCCATTACGGATACAAGAAATAACTTCGTTCTGGAGTTTCTTGATTTCTCTATCGATCCACCACGATATAGCATCTCAGAGTGCATAGAAAGAGGTTTAACATTTAGTGTGCCTCTAAAAGCCAAATTAAAGTTGTACTGTACCGATCCCGAGCACGAGGATTTTGATACGGTGGTACAAGATGTTTATTTGGGCACAATTCCTTACATGACCGATAAAGGCAGCTTTATCATTAATGGAGCGGAGCGTGTTGTTGTAAGTCAGTTACACCGTTCTCCTGGTGTATTCTTTGGCCAAAGTGTTCACGCTAATGGTACAAAACTTTACTCAGCTCGTATTATTCCGTTCAAAGGTTCATGGATTGAATTTGCTACCGATATAAACAGCGTGATGTATGCATACATCGACCGTAAGAAAAAACTTCCGGTTACAACGTTGTTAAGAGCAATTGGATACGAAGGTGACAAGAATATTCTTGAAATTTTCGATCTTGCTGATGAAATTAAAGTCAATAAATCAAGCCTTAAGAAAGTTGTTGGCCGAAAATTGGCTGCCCGTGTTCTTAAATCATGGATTGAGGATTTCGTAGATGAAGATACCGGTGAAGTTGTATCAATCGAGCGTAACGAAGTTATTATCGATCGTGAAACTGTCATTGAAGAAGAGCACGTAGAGGAAATTATTGACTCTGGTACTAAAACAATTCTATTGCACAAGGAAAACCAAAACCTTTCCGATTTTGCAATTATCTACAATACTCTTCAGAAAGACCCTTGTAACTCTGAAAAAGAGGCTGTAGTCCATATCTATCGACAATTAAGAAATGCTGAGCCACCTGATGAGGCAACAGCTCGTGATGTAATTGATAAATTGTTCTTCTCTGATAAGCGTTATGACTTAGGGGATGTTGGACGTTATCGATTAAATAAAAAATTAAATTTGAGTACCGACTGGGAAAATAAAGTGCTTACTCGCGAAGATATCATTGCGATTATCAAGCATTTAATTCAGTTGATTAACTCAAAAACTGACGTGGATGATATTGACCACTTAAGTAACCGTCGTGTTAGAACCGTAGGTGAACAAATGTCAAATCAATTCGGTGTTGGTTTAGCACGTATGGCTCGTACCATCCGTGAGCGTATGAATGTACGCGATAATGAAGTGTTTACTCCAATTGACTTGATTAACAGTAAGACTCTTTCTTCTGTTATCAACAGTTTCTTTGGAACAAACGCTCTTTCTCAGTTTATGGACCAAACAAACCCATTGGCTGAAATCACTCACAAACGTCGTCTATCAGCTTTAGGTCCTGGTGGTCTTTCTCGTGAGCGTGCAGGTTTCGAGGTTCGAGATGTACACTATACTCACTATGGTCGTTTGTGTCCTATTGAAACACCAGAAGGTCCAAACATTGGTTTGATTTCTTCTTTATGTGTATATGCTAAGATTAATGATCTTGGATTTATTGAAACTCCTTACCGTAAGGTTGAGAGTGGAAAAGTAGATCTAAGTGCGACAGGTTATTCTTACCTAACAGCTGAAGAAGAGGAGGAGAAAATTATTGCTCAGGCAAATGCTCCTTTGGATGATGACGGTAATTTCGTTAATGAAAGAGTAAAAGCTCGTGAAGAAGGTGACTTCCCGGTTGTAGAACCAAACGAAGTTCACATGATGGACGTTGCTCCTAACCAAATTGCTTCGGTTGCGGCATCGTTAATTCCTTTCTTAGAGCATGATGATGCGAACCGTGCTTTGATGGGATCCAATATGATGCGTCAGGCTGTACCATTGTTACGTCCTGAATCACCAATTGTTGGAACCGGATTAGAAGGTAAATTAATTCAGGATTCTCGTACTCAGGTTGTTGCTGAAGGTGAAGGTGTTGTTGAATATGTAGATGCTGACGAAATAGTTATTCGCTATGATCAAACTGATGATCAGCGTTTTGTTAGTTTCGAAGGTGATACTAAACGTTACCGTATCTTAAAGTATCAAAAAACAAACCAAAGTACGAGTATAGATATTAAACCATTAGTTGTTAAAGGTCAAAGAGTAACTAATGGTCAGATATTAACCGATGGTTATTCAACCGAAAAAGGTGAACTTGGATTAGGACGTAACCTTAAAGTTGCTTTTATGCCTTGGCAAGGGTATAACTTTGAGGATGCAATCGTAATTTCCGAAAAAGTTGTTCGCGACGATGTATTTACATCGGTTCATATAGATGAATACTCTTTGGAAGTACGTGATACAAAACGTGGTTTAGAAGAATTAACATCAGATATTCCAAATGTTAGCGAAGAGGCTACAAAAGATTTGGATGAAAATGGCTTGATTCGTATTGGTGCTCACGTTAAACCTGGTGATATCTTAATTGGTAAGATTACCCCTAAAGGTGAAAGTGATCCAACTCCAGAAGAAAAATTATTACGTGCAATCTTTGGTGAAAAAGCGGGTGATGTAAAAGATGCATCTTTAAAAGCTTCTCCATCATTGAAAGGTGTTGTAATTGACAAAAAGTTGTTTTCACGTAACGTCAAAGATCGTAAATCACGTTCTTCTGAGAAGAGCATGATTGCTAAAATTGATGAGGATTTCGAAAGATCAGCTGAGGAATTAAAAGGAAGATTGATTGATAAATTATTCACTCAATTGAACGGAAAAACTTCTCAGGGAGTTAGGGATTATTTAGAAGTGGATGTTATTTCAAAAGGAACAAAATTTACTCAAAAAATTCTTAACGACATTGATTACCTAAACGTTAATCCTAACGATTGGACAACTGATAAGGACAAGAATGAACTTATATCTAAGGTCATTCATAATTTCCGTATGAAATACAAAGAGCTTGAAGCTGTTGAAAAACGTCAGAAATACAATGTGACCATTGGTGATGAGCTTCCTGCAGGTATTATACAATTAGCAAAAGTTTACATTGCTAAAAAACGTAAGATTACGGTAGGTGATAAAATGGCAGGACGTCACGGTAATAAAGGTATCGTTTCTCGTATTGTACGTGCAGAGGATATGCCTTTCTTAGAAGACGGAACGCCCGTTGATATTGTATTGAACCCATTAGGTGTACCTTCAAGGATGAACCTTGGACAGATATATGAAACTGTATTAGGTTGGGCCGGTAAAAACCTTGGAGTTAAGTTTGCTACTCCTATCTTCGACGGTGCCAAAATGGAAGATTTGAACAGTTGGACTGATAAAGCAGAGATACCACGTTATGGTCGTACATATTTGTATGATGGTGGTACAGGTGAGCGCTTCCACCAGCCAGCAACAGTAGGTGTTATTTACATGCTGAAACTGGGTCATATGGTAGAAGATAAGATGCATGCCAGATCGATTGGTCCATACTCATTAATTACGCAGCAACCATTAGGTGGTAAAGCACAGTTTGGTGGTCAGCGTTTTGGTGAGATGGAAGTATGGGCATTAGAAGCCTTCGGTGCGGCTAATATCCTGCAAGAGATCTTAACTGTTAAGTCGGATGATGTAATCGGACGTGCTAAGGCTTACGAAGCAATTGTTAAAGGAGATGGTCTGCCACAAGCTGGTATTCCAGAATCGTTAAACGTATTGCTGCATGAAATGCGTGGTCTTGGGCTAAGTGTTAACTTAGATTAA
- the rplJ gene encoding 50S ribosomal protein L10, whose product MRKEDKNTVVNDLVANINDYSHFYVTEAAGLNAEKSSNLRRECFKNDVKMVLVKNTLLQKALEQIEGDFEEMYATFKGTTAVLFSNTGNVPAKLIKEFAKANDKPTLKSAYVEQSLYIGENQLEALCSIKSKDELLGDVIGLLQSPMKNVVSALQSGGSTIHGLLKTLGEKE is encoded by the coding sequence ATGAGAAAAGAAGATAAAAATACGGTTGTCAATGATTTAGTTGCGAATATTAATGACTATAGTCACTTTTATGTAACTGAGGCTGCAGGTTTAAATGCTGAAAAAAGTAGTAACTTGCGTCGCGAGTGTTTCAAAAATGATGTTAAAATGGTGTTGGTTAAAAACACTCTTTTGCAAAAAGCTTTGGAACAAATAGAAGGTGATTTCGAAGAAATGTACGCAACATTTAAAGGAACAACTGCTGTTTTATTCTCCAACACAGGTAATGTTCCAGCTAAGTTGATCAAAGAATTTGCTAAAGCAAATGATAAACCAACATTAAAAAGTGCTTACGTAGAGCAATCACTTTATATTGGTGAAAATCAACTTGAAGCATTATGTAGTATCAAATCTAAAGACGAGCTTTTGGGCGATGTTATTGGATTACTACAGTCTCCGATGAAAAACGTTGTTTCTGCGCTTCAATCAGGCGGATCGACTATTCACGGATTATTAAAAACACTAGGAGAAAAAGAATAA
- the rplK gene encoding 50S ribosomal protein L11, producing MAKEVEAFIKLQIKGGAANPSPPVGPALGAKGVNIMEFCKQFNARTQEKAGKVLPVVISVYKDKSFEFVIKTPPAAVQIMEAAKLKGGSPEPNRKKVGSVTWEQVKAIAEDKMADLNCFTVESAMRMIAGTARSMGVTVSGEFPGSNN from the coding sequence ATGGCTAAAGAAGTAGAAGCTTTTATCAAACTTCAGATAAAAGGTGGTGCAGCTAATCCTTCACCTCCAGTTGGTCCCGCATTAGGTGCCAAAGGAGTGAACATTATGGAATTCTGCAAGCAATTCAATGCCAGAACTCAGGAAAAAGCTGGTAAAGTTTTACCTGTTGTTATCTCGGTGTATAAAGACAAATCATTTGAATTTGTTATTAAAACACCACCGGCAGCTGTTCAAATTATGGAGGCGGCAAAACTTAAGGGAGGTTCACCAGAACCTAACCGTAAGAAAGTTGGTTCTGTAACCTGGGAACAGGTGAAAGCAATTGCCGAAGATAAAATGGCTGACTTGAATTGTTTTACAGTTGAATCTGCAATGAGGATGATCGCCGGTACCGCCAGAAGTATGGGAGTAACCGTATCGGGTGAATTCCCTGGTAGTAACAATTAA
- a CDS encoding helix-hairpin-helix domain-containing protein, which translates to MWRDFLTLSKKEQTSMFSLFLLLLLLIVFLFIKPTFVKHEANADLQAWVDSIVQNTSINSKKNSDIEFFTFNPNSVSEDELLSLGFSKYAAGNLLKYRNAGGVIRSFEKLSQVYGMDSNHLQKIKPYIVYPSNNQKRYQPVETNTGFKYRIDLNMKDSAQLMKLKINQAVVEDIIDLKRSYYFNQRVDVDLLRGCDWERWNGIKDTLLFKKQTNRVVADEFQIELNSADTAELALLKGVGKVLSRRIVYYRNRLGGFYDLNQLNEVEGISPIVLADNKSYIIIDTLLVQKININRSSLRRMKNHPYMNFYQAKDIYENRKKSEVSLSEIIEFESFRDADMNRIRRYFIDKE; encoded by the coding sequence ATGTGGCGAGATTTTCTTACATTAAGCAAAAAGGAACAGACTAGCATGTTTAGTCTGTTCCTTCTTTTGTTATTATTGATAGTGTTTTTGTTTATAAAACCTACTTTTGTTAAGCACGAAGCAAATGCTGATTTACAAGCTTGGGTTGATAGTATAGTGCAAAACACGAGTATTAACTCCAAGAAGAATTCCGATATAGAATTCTTCACTTTCAATCCTAATTCAGTTTCGGAAGATGAACTATTGAGTTTGGGATTTTCGAAATATGCTGCGGGTAACTTATTAAAGTATCGAAATGCTGGAGGAGTAATTCGAAGCTTTGAAAAACTCTCTCAGGTTTATGGTATGGATTCCAATCATCTTCAAAAGATCAAACCATATATAGTTTATCCTTCAAATAATCAAAAGAGATATCAACCAGTAGAAACAAATACTGGATTTAAGTATAGGATTGATCTTAATATGAAGGATTCTGCTCAGTTGATGAAGTTAAAAATAAATCAAGCAGTAGTTGAAGATATTATAGATTTGAAAAGATCGTACTATTTTAATCAAAGGGTAGATGTTGATTTGTTGCGAGGTTGCGATTGGGAGCGATGGAATGGGATAAAAGATACATTGTTGTTTAAAAAGCAAACGAATCGGGTAGTGGCGGATGAATTTCAGATTGAATTGAATTCCGCCGATACGGCTGAGTTGGCTTTGTTGAAAGGAGTGGGGAAGGTGTTGTCAAGGCGAATTGTGTATTATCGAAATCGATTAGGTGGATTTTATGATCTTAATCAGCTTAACGAAGTAGAAGGTATTTCGCCTATTGTTCTTGCTGATAATAAGTCGTATATTATTATAGATACACTGTTGGTGCAAAAAATTAATATTAATAGGTCTAGTTTAAGGCGAATGAAAAATCATCCCTATATGAATTTTTATCAGGCTAAAGATATTTATGAAAACAGGAAGAAGTCGGAAGTTAGTTTAAGTGAAATTATTGAATTTGAATCATTCCGTGATGCTGATATGAACAGGATTAGAAGGTATTTTATCGATAAAGAATAA
- the rplL gene encoding 50S ribosomal protein L7/L12, translating into MADIKKLAEELVNLTVKEVNELAEVLKEEYGIEPAAAAVAVAGPAAGGDAAAAEQTEFDVILKSAGGSKLAIVKLVKEMTGVGLKEAKELVDKAPAPLKEKVTKEEAEALKSQLEEAGAEVELK; encoded by the coding sequence ATGGCTGATATCAAAAAGCTTGCAGAAGAATTAGTAAATTTGACTGTTAAAGAAGTTAACGAACTAGCTGAAGTATTAAAAGAAGAGTACGGTATCGAACCTGCAGCTGCTGCTGTAGCTGTAGCTGGTCCTGCTGCTGGTGGCGACGCTGCTGCTGCTGAACAAACTGAGTTTGACGTAATCTTAAAATCAGCAGGTGGTTCTAAATTAGCTATCGTTAAGTTGGTTAAAGAAATGACTGGAGTAGGTTTGAAAGAAGCTAAAGAATTAGTGGACAAAGCACCAGCTCCATTGAAGGAAAAAGTAACTAAAGAAGAAGCTGAAGCATTAAAATCTCAATTAGAAGAGGCAGGAGCAGAAGTTGAACTTAAGTAA
- the tuf gene encoding elongation factor Tu, whose protein sequence is MAKETFQRTKPHVNIGTIGHVDHGKTTLTAAITKVLADAGLSEAKDFDQIDNAPEEKERGITINTAHVEYQTENRHYAHVDCPGHADYVKNMVTGAAQMDGAILVCAATDGPMPQTREHILLCRQVNVPKIVVFLNKVDMVDDEELLELVEMEVRDLLSFYEFEGDDSPVIMGSALGALNGEPEWVAKVMDLMAAVDEWIPLPQRDVEKPFLMPVEDVFSITGRGTVATGRIETGVIKTGEEMQIIGLGAEGKKTVCTGVEMFRKILDTGEAGDNVGLLMRGIDKQEIKRGMVLAKPGSITPHSKFKGEIYVLKKEEGGRHTPFHNKYRPQFYLRTLDVTGEITLPEGTEMVMPGDNVTITVDLIYPVALNQGLRFAIREGGRTVGAGQVTEILD, encoded by the coding sequence ATGGCTAAAGAAACATTTCAAAGGACGAAGCCTCACGTTAATATCGGTACCATTGGTCACGTTGACCACGGTAAAACTACTTTGACTGCAGCAATCACTAAAGTTTTAGCTGATGCAGGTTTAAGTGAAGCAAAAGACTTCGACCAAATTGATAACGCTCCTGAAGAGAAAGAAAGGGGTATTACTATTAACACTGCTCACGTTGAGTACCAAACAGAAAACCGTCACTACGCTCACGTTGACTGTCCAGGTCACGCCGACTACGTAAAGAACATGGTTACTGGTGCTGCTCAAATGGACGGAGCTATTCTTGTATGTGCTGCTACTGATGGTCCTATGCCTCAAACTCGCGAGCACATCCTACTTTGTCGTCAGGTAAACGTTCCTAAAATCGTTGTTTTCTTGAATAAAGTTGACATGGTTGACGATGAAGAATTATTAGAGCTTGTTGAGATGGAAGTACGTGACCTATTGAGCTTCTATGAGTTCGAAGGTGATGATTCTCCAGTAATCATGGGTTCTGCATTAGGTGCATTAAATGGTGAGCCAGAATGGGTTGCTAAAGTAATGGATTTGATGGCTGCTGTTGATGAGTGGATTCCACTTCCTCAACGTGATGTTGAAAAACCATTCTTGATGCCTGTTGAGGACGTATTCTCAATCACAGGTCGTGGTACTGTAGCAACTGGTCGTATTGAAACTGGTGTTATCAAAACTGGTGAAGAAATGCAAATCATTGGTCTTGGTGCAGAAGGTAAAAAGACTGTTTGTACTGGTGTAGAAATGTTCCGTAAAATTTTGGATACAGGTGAAGCTGGTGATAACGTTGGTTTGTTAATGCGTGGTATTGACAAACAAGAAATCAAACGTGGTATGGTATTGGCTAAGCCAGGATCAATTACTCCTCACTCTAAATTTAAAGGTGAGATCTACGTATTGAAAAAAGAAGAAGGTGGACGTCACACTCCATTCCACAATAAATACCGTCCTCAATTCTACTTACGTACATTAGACGTAACTGGTGAGATTACTCTTCCAGAAGGAACTGAAATGGTAATGCCTGGTGATAACGTAACTATCACTGTAGACTTGATCTACCCAGTAGCATTGAACCAAGGTCTTCGTTTCGCTATTCGCGAAGGTGGACGTACAGTTGGTGCTGGTCAGGTAACTGAAATTCTTGACTAA
- the nusG gene encoding transcription termination/antitermination protein NusG: protein MAEVQKKWYVLRAIGGKEKKVKEYVESEIAGLKLTDYVSQVLIPTEKVYQIRNGKKVSKERPYLPGYVLVEAAMVGEIPHILRNIPNVIGFLGDNDSNPVPLRQSEVNRILGKVDELNETEEEINIPYFVGETVKVVDGPFSGFNGLIEEVNEEKKKLKVMVKIFGRKTPLELSFMQVEKE, encoded by the coding sequence ATGGCTGAAGTTCAAAAGAAATGGTACGTTCTGCGTGCAATCGGAGGAAAAGAAAAAAAGGTTAAAGAATACGTGGAGAGCGAGATTGCTGGCTTAAAGCTTACTGATTACGTTAGTCAGGTTCTGATACCTACCGAAAAAGTATATCAGATACGTAACGGAAAAAAAGTAAGTAAGGAACGACCTTATTTACCAGGTTATGTTTTGGTTGAAGCTGCAATGGTAGGTGAAATACCTCATATCTTAAGAAACATACCTAATGTAATTGGTTTTCTTGGAGATAATGATTCAAATCCTGTACCGTTGCGTCAGTCAGAAGTTAATCGTATCTTAGGTAAAGTAGATGAATTAAATGAAACTGAAGAAGAAATCAATATACCATATTTTGTTGGTGAGACAGTTAAGGTAGTTGATGGACCTTTTAGCGGCTTCAATGGATTGATTGAAGAGGTAAACGAAGAGAAGAAGAAGCTAAAAGTAATGGTGAAAATATTTGGAAGAAAAACACCATTAGAATTAAGTTTCATGCAAGTAGAAAAAGAATAG
- a CDS encoding tyrosine-type recombinase/integrase, giving the protein MQNINSFYKYLEFEKRSSIHTLTAYRNDVSQFCDYLAMQEIDNWQKVTSKIIRQWMIDMLNEGVTARTVTRKISTLKVLFRFLIREEVLESNPTDKVTTPKIPKRLPVFVKETEMDLLLDHVDFGSDYSGVRNKTIIELFYCTGMRLSELVELKMSQLDFSNGVIKVLGKRNKERIVPITRELKMSLVSYISKRNQSFPEVKNKVVFLTDKGNPVYQKLVYRVVNRYLSQVSTVTKKSPHVIRHSFATALLNNGADLNAIKELLGHANLAATEVYTHNSYEKLNSIYKQAHPRA; this is encoded by the coding sequence ATGCAAAATATTAATTCATTTTATAAATATCTGGAATTTGAAAAGCGTAGTTCGATACATACTCTAACTGCGTACAGAAATGATGTAAGTCAGTTTTGTGATTATCTTGCAATGCAAGAAATCGACAATTGGCAAAAAGTTACTTCAAAAATCATTCGCCAGTGGATGATTGATATGCTCAATGAGGGCGTCACGGCCAGAACGGTTACTCGAAAAATTTCAACACTAAAAGTCTTATTTCGATTTCTTATTCGAGAAGAAGTGTTGGAAAGTAACCCGACCGATAAAGTTACTACTCCAAAAATACCAAAACGATTACCGGTTTTTGTTAAAGAAACCGAAATGGATTTGTTGTTAGATCATGTTGATTTTGGTTCAGACTATTCAGGTGTGAGGAATAAAACTATAATTGAGTTATTTTATTGCACAGGAATGCGTTTATCTGAATTGGTTGAATTAAAAATGTCGCAACTCGATTTTTCCAATGGTGTAATAAAGGTTTTGGGTAAGAGAAATAAAGAGAGAATTGTTCCAATTACCAGAGAACTAAAGATGTCGCTTGTTAGTTATATTAGTAAGCGAAATCAAAGTTTTCCAGAAGTGAAAAATAAAGTCGTTTTTCTTACAGATAAAGGAAATCCGGTGTATCAAAAGTTGGTATATCGAGTAGTAAATCGCTATCTTAGTCAAGTGTCTACGGTCACAAAAAAGAGTCCGCATGTTATTAGGCATTCATTTGCAACAGCTTTGCTTAATAATGGTGCTGATTTAAATGCGATAAAGGAGTTGTTGGGGCATGCTAATTTAGCGGCCACAGAGGTTTATACTCACAATTCCTACGAGAAGTTAAATTCGATTTATAAACAGGCTCACCCGAGAGCCTAA
- the rplA gene encoding 50S ribosomal protein L1, translated as MTKLTKNKKLALEKIDASKLYTVEEAAKLVKEVTTTKFDASVDIDVRLGVDPRKANQMVRGVVTLPHGTGKVTRVLVLCTPDKEEEAKAAGADYVGLDEYIEKIKGGWTDVDVIITMPSVMAKVGALGRILGPRGLMPNPKSGTVTMDIAKAVNEVKAGKIDFKVDRYGIVHTSVGKVSFSEDKIVDNVKEFMSTIMKLKPSAAKGTYVKSIGLSSTMSPGLRIEPKSVDA; from the coding sequence ATGACAAAACTAACAAAAAATAAAAAGTTAGCGTTAGAAAAAATCGATGCCTCAAAACTTTACACTGTTGAGGAAGCAGCGAAATTGGTTAAGGAAGTAACCACTACCAAATTCGATGCCTCAGTAGATATCGATGTTCGCTTAGGTGTTGATCCACGTAAAGCGAATCAGATGGTAAGGGGTGTTGTAACTTTGCCTCACGGAACAGGAAAAGTAACACGTGTATTAGTGTTATGTACTCCTGACAAAGAAGAGGAAGCAAAGGCAGCAGGCGCCGATTATGTTGGACTAGACGAATACATTGAGAAAATCAAAGGCGGTTGGACTGATGTAGACGTAATTATAACCATGCCAAGTGTAATGGCTAAAGTAGGTGCTTTAGGTCGTATTTTAGGTCCTCGTGGCTTAATGCCGAATCCTAAGAGTGGTACTGTAACTATGGACATTGCAAAAGCAGTAAATGAAGTAAAAGCTGGTAAAATTGACTTTAAAGTTGATCGTTACGGTATCGTTCATACATCTGTGGGTAAGGTTTCGTTTAGTGAAGATAAAATCGTTGATAACGTAAAAGAATTCATGAGTACTATCATGAAACTTAAGCCTAGCGCGGCTAAAGGTACTTACGTTAAAAGTATTGGTCTTTCTAGCACCATGAGTCCTGGTCTTCGCATTGAACCTAAATCGGTTGATGCTTAA
- the rpsU gene encoding 30S ribosomal protein S21, with protein sequence MIVIPIKEGENIERALKKFKRKFEKTGTMRELRSRQAFTKPSVIRREEVKKAAYIEQLQREAE encoded by the coding sequence ATGATAGTTATTCCAATCAAAGAAGGCGAAAACATTGAAAGAGCCTTAAAGAAGTTCAAAAGAAAATTTGAAAAAACAGGTACAATGCGTGAGTTAAGATCTCGTCAAGCATTTACTAAGCCTTCTGTTATTAGAAGAGAAGAGGTTAAGAAAGCTGCATATATTGAGCAATTGCAGCGCGAGGCTGAATAA
- the raiA gene encoding ribosome-associated translation inhibitor RaiA: MNVTIQSVRFTASEQLEEFIQQKVNKLDQFFDGIVSAEVILKLDKSDSTENKVSEISLNVPGGDLFAKKQTKSFEEGVDLCVDALRKQLIKWKEKVRAK, from the coding sequence ATGAATGTTACAATTCAATCTGTACGCTTTACCGCTTCCGAACAATTGGAAGAGTTCATCCAACAAAAAGTAAATAAGTTGGATCAGTTTTTTGATGGTATAGTATCTGCCGAAGTGATTTTGAAATTGGATAAATCAGATTCGACTGAGAATAAAGTATCGGAAATAAGTTTAAATGTCCCTGGTGGAGATTTGTTTGCTAAGAAGCAAACAAAAAGTTTTGAAGAGGGTGTGGACTTATGTGTTGACGCTTTACGCAAACAGTTGATAAAATGGAAGGAAAAGGTGCGTGCTAAATAG